In one window of Macadamia integrifolia cultivar HAES 741 chromosome 2, SCU_Mint_v3, whole genome shotgun sequence DNA:
- the LOC122064745 gene encoding L10-interacting MYB domain-containing protein-like: MRSPRSPTPKSTTIIWNEAELRSFINLIVDNVRNGLKTNSTFTKVGWDNITKGLEAEFKRPFAKVQLRNKMNKLRKEYNSFRALLETTGFGWDANARTATADDSVWESAIQGNKDWAKYRRNGLPMWPELLEIFSDSSARGDRVMLVLGHPRGQLLRSGDLIGLLRIVGGRATYGH; this comes from the exons ATGAGATCCCCAAgatccccaacccccaaaagtACTACTATAATATGGAATGAAGCAGAGCTAAGATCATTCATCAATCTCATAGTTGATAATGTCCGAAACGGATTGAAGACAAACTCAACATTCACAAAGGTTGGTTGGGACAACATTACAAAAGGGCTTGAAGCCGAATTCAAAAGGCCCTTTGCGAAAGTACAACTACGTAACAAGATGAATAAGTTACGCAAGGAGTACAACAGCTTCAGGGCTTTGTTAGAAACAACTGGTTTTGGATGGGATGCGAATGCTCGGACTGCCACAGCTGATGATTCAGTATGGGAATCTGCTATTCAG GGAAACAAGGATTGGGCAAAGTATAGAAGAAATGGTCTCCCCATGTGGCCAGAGTTGTTAGAGATCTTCTCCGACTCTAGTGCCCGTGGGGATAGAG TGATGCTTGTACTGGGACACCCAAGGGGTCAGCTCCTCCGAAGCGGCGACTTGATAGGACTCCTACGGATCGTAGGAGGAAGAGCCACATACGGACACTGA
- the LOC122069501 gene encoding pentatricopeptide repeat-containing protein At1g52620, with the protein MSKTLFSRIKPSHKLKPPPVNSHYETQISRLVEDVSEILRTQEEYDENLETRFSEEDILVSEAAPLVLDRIRDAELGLKFFDWVSRRPWSSPDPRSYSSLLRVLAHSKMFSEIETVLENMRNEDKLPTHETLNVLIRAYADSGFVDKALEFYSVLVRRHYSFPNVFTCNCLLNVLVKRRRIDVARQIYDEMLHRNSGDHSSADNYSTCIMVRGLCSEGKVDEGRNLIEDRWGSGCIPNVVFYNTLIDGYCKNGDLRQAYGIFREMKMKGFLPTLVSYGAMINGFCKKGNFKAIDKLLLEIKTRGLSVNVQIYNNIIDAQCKHGSVLQAMETFRKMIGNGCEPDIITYNTIICGSCKEGKVHEANDLLRQAVKRGLTPNKYSYTPLVHGYCRQGEVVRASNLLIEMMEGGHKPDLVTYGALIHGLVLAGEVNVALSIREKMVERGVFPDSGIYNVLMSGLCKKGMFPATKQLLEEMLDQKILPDAFVYTTLIDGFIRHGDIDEAKNLFNLLTEKCDPGLIGYNTMIKGYCKFGMMKDAISCVGRMRERRIFPDAFTYSTIVDGYVKQDNIDEALRVFRNMMQQRCKPNVVTYSSLINGFCRKGESHRAVELFREMQSRGLVPNVVTYSVLIGHFCKGGKLANAASFFEEMLINKCAPNDYTYQFLINGLTKNISEGDGFQEHPKSIVLDLFERMISDGWDPRTAAYNAILICLCQHGMLRTALELRDKMVAKGHLMDPVTFAALLHGFCIEGRSREWKNFLSCNLSQRELQVALDYSLLLDQYLPHGMISEASQILQFLVEECKLDNQKMSKEVMV; encoded by the coding sequence ATGTCGAAAACCCTTTTCTCCCGTATCAAACCTTCTCACAAGCTCAAGCCTCCGCCTGTGAACTCTCACTATGAAACCCAGATCAGCAGGCTTGTTGAAGACGTCTCGGAAATCCTTAGAACCCAGGAAGAATACGACGAAAACCTAGAAACTCGATTCTCCGAAGAGGACATCCTTGTTTCGGAAGCTGCTCCCCTAGTTCTTGATCGAATTCGAGATGCCGAGTTGGGCCTGAAGTTCTTTGATTGGGTTTCTCGGCGACCATGGAGTTCTCCGGATCCTCGCTCTTATTCATCTCTTCTAAGGGTATTAGCTCATTCGAAAATGTTTTCCGAGATCGAAACCGTGCTGGAAAATATGAGAAATGAAGACAAGCTGCCTACCCATGAAACTCTCAACGTCCTAATTAGAGCTTATGCGGATTCAGGGTTCGTTGATAAAGCTCTTGAATTTTACTCGGTTTTAGTTAGGAGACACTATTCTTTCCCTAATGTGTTTACTTGTAATTGTTTGCTTAATGTGCTTGTTAAGCGACGTCGAATTGACGTTGCTCGTCAAATATATGATGAAATGCTACACAGAAACAGTGGTGATCACAGTTCTGCTGATAACTACAGTACTTGTATAATGGTGAGAGGTCTGTGTAGTGAAGGGAAGGTGGATGAGGGGAGAAATTTGATTGAGGATAGGTGGGGAAGTGGTTGCATTCCAAATGTCGTCTTCTATAATACACTCATTGATGGGTACTGCAAGAACGGTGATCTTCGACAGGCTTATGGGATTTTCagagaaatgaaaatgaaaggaTTTTTGCCAACATTGGTTTCCTATGGGGCTATGATTAATGGGTTCTGCAAGAAAGGTAATTTCAAGGCAATTGATAAGCTTCTGTTGGAAATAAAAACAAGAGGATTAAGTGTCAACGTACAAATTTACAATAACATCATTGATGCTCAATGCAAGCATGGCTCTGTCCTACAAGCAATGGAGACTTTTAGGAAGATGATTGGAAATGGTTGTGAGCCTGATATTATAACGTACAATACTATAATTTGTGGATCTTGTAAGGAGGGAAAGGTTCACGAGGCCAATGATCTTTTGAGGCAAGCAGTGAAGAGGGGATTGACGCCAAATAAGTATAGTTATACTCCTCTTGTGCATGGGTATTGTAGGCAGGGGGAGGTGGTCAGGGCCTCAAACTTGCTCATTGAAATGATGGAAGGGGGGCATAAGCCCGACTTGGTAACTTATGGGGCTCTAATACATGGGCTTGTGTTGGCAGGCGAGGTTAATGTTGCATTGTCTATCCGAGAAAAAATGGTGGAAAGGGGAGTATTTCCTGACTCAGGTATTTACAATGTTCTTATGAGTGGACTTTGCAAAAAAGGGATGTTTCCTGCTACGAAGCAGCTGCTTGAAGAGATGCTTGACCAAAAGATCCTACCTGATGCATTTGTTTATACTACTCTAATTGATGGTTTTATCAGGCATGGTGACATTGATGAGGCAAAAAATCTCTTTAACTTATTGACTGAAAAGTGTGATCCTGGTTTAATTGGGTACAACACCATGATCAAGGGCTACTGTAAATTTGGAATGATGAAGGATGCAATTTCATGCGTTGGTAGGATGAGAGAAAGACGCATATTTCCTGATGCGTTCACCTACTCAACAATTGTAGACGGGTATGTAAAACAGGATAACATAGATGAGGCACTAAGGGTGTTCCGCAATATGATGCAACAGAGATGCAAGCCAAACGTTGTCACATACTCTTCTCTCATTAATGGCTTTTGCCGGAAGGGAGAGTCCCATAGAGCTGTTGAGCTTTTCAGAGAGATGCAATCTCGTGGGTTAGTCCCTAATGTTGTAACATACAGTGTTCTTATTGGGCACTTCTGTAAAGGAGGCAAACTTGCAAACGCTGCttcattttttgaagaaatgctGATTAATAAGTGCGCACCCAATGATTATACATATCAATTTTTGATAAATGGACTCACAAAAAATATATCTGAAGGAGATGGATTTCAAGAGCATCCGAAGTCTATAGTCTTGGATTTATTTGAGAGGATGATTTCAGACGGATGGGATCCAAGGACGGCTGCATATAATGCTATTCTTATTTGTCTTTGTCAGCATGGAATGCTCAGAACTGCATTGGAGTTGAGAGATAAGATGGTGGCAAAGGGCCACCTTATGGATCCTGTTACTTTTGCTGCCCTGCTACATGGTTTCTGCATTGAAGGAAGATCAAGGGAGTGGAAAAACTTCTTATCTTGCAATCTGAGCCAGAGGGAGCTCCAAGTTGCTCTTGATTACTCATTGCTGTTAGATCAATACCTGCCTCATGGAATGATCTCTGAGGCATCTCAGATTTTGCAGTTCTTGGTTGAGGAGTGCAAGCTTGATAACCAAAAAATGAGTAAAGAAGTGATGGTTTGA